A window of the Radiobacillus deserti genome harbors these coding sequences:
- a CDS encoding undecaprenyldiphospho-muramoylpentapeptide beta-N-acetylglucosaminyltransferase yields MKEKRILFTGGGTAGHVMVNLAVIPTFQKEGWTIDYIGSHSGIERELIEPLKGVAYHAISTGKLRRYFSKENFKDPFKVLKGTLQAYRIIGKKRPAVIFSKGGFVSVPVLIAARMRRVPAVIHESDITPGLANKIAIPLSKKVITTFPETVQYLPESKAEWVGAVVRDELYLGSKTKGLSFTGLPGKKPILLIMGGSGGSRKINEAVRSQLDVLLHEFEIIHLCGKENVDPSIQREGYSQFEYVKDELSDLFAATDFVLSRAGSNAIFEFLALRKPMLLIPLSRNASRGDQILNAKSFERQGYARMIEEEELTEERLVQELKRLKEGKNTVLTKMRSFESREAKQKVIDIIKQATR; encoded by the coding sequence ATGAAGGAGAAACGAATATTATTTACTGGTGGAGGAACAGCTGGCCATGTGATGGTGAATCTAGCTGTCATTCCAACTTTTCAAAAAGAAGGCTGGACCATTGATTATATAGGCTCACATTCGGGGATTGAGCGAGAATTAATCGAGCCTTTAAAGGGAGTTGCGTATCATGCGATTTCTACTGGTAAGTTAAGACGTTATTTCTCTAAAGAGAATTTCAAAGATCCATTTAAAGTGTTGAAGGGAACCTTGCAAGCTTATCGCATCATTGGGAAGAAAAGGCCAGCTGTCATTTTTTCAAAGGGTGGCTTTGTATCCGTTCCGGTGCTTATCGCAGCCAGGATGAGACGAGTTCCTGCGGTCATTCATGAGTCAGATATAACTCCGGGATTGGCTAATAAAATCGCAATTCCTCTTTCGAAAAAGGTTATCACTACATTTCCTGAAACGGTTCAGTACTTGCCAGAGAGTAAAGCCGAGTGGGTAGGAGCTGTAGTACGGGATGAGCTTTATTTAGGTAGTAAGACAAAGGGCTTAAGCTTTACAGGATTGCCAGGCAAAAAGCCTATTTTGTTAATCATGGGCGGAAGCGGAGGTTCTCGAAAAATTAACGAAGCAGTACGTAGTCAATTAGATGTACTATTACACGAGTTCGAAATCATTCACTTATGTGGAAAAGAAAATGTAGACCCCTCTATCCAACGGGAAGGGTATTCACAATTTGAGTATGTGAAGGATGAGCTTTCGGATCTGTTTGCGGCTACGGATTTCGTGTTATCACGAGCAGGATCTAATGCAATCTTTGAATTTTTGGCTTTACGTAAGCCAATGTTACTGATTCCTTTATCTCGAAATGCTAGTCGTGGTGACCAAATATTAAATGCGAAATCCTTTGAAAGACAAGGGTACGCTCGGATGATAGAGGAAGAAGAATTAACAGAAGAAAGATTAGTTCAAGAATTAAAAAGGCTAAAAGAGGGCAAAAATACAGTTTTAACCAAAATGCGGTCCTTTGAAAGTAGAGAAGCGAAACAAAAAGTAATTGATATTATCAAACAAGCAACTAGATAG
- a CDS encoding aminoglycoside N(3)-acetyltransferase: MQKLIEAAIRPRTRKSLKSDLEALGVKPGMTILVHSSLSSLGWVNGGEVAVVQALQDAVTEEGTIVMPAQTPTFSDPSEWGNPPVPKEWWEEIKADMPAFDKRYTPTYGMGKIVEAFRSFPDVKRSSHPMYSFLAWGRNRDTILANHSLEHGLGEGSPLKKLYDGKAFVLLLGVGYDSNTSFHLAEYRISTRLPIMKGSPMMENGERNWKTYPDIEFREELFEELGKDFESEMPILTGEVGSGTCRLFPVQDAVNYAVQWLEHYDEKVKEHKD; the protein is encoded by the coding sequence ATGCAGAAGTTGATAGAAGCAGCCATTAGACCTAGAACTAGAAAATCATTAAAATCAGATTTAGAAGCACTCGGGGTGAAGCCTGGCATGACTATTCTCGTCCATTCTTCCTTATCCTCTTTAGGGTGGGTGAACGGTGGAGAGGTTGCAGTCGTTCAAGCCTTACAAGATGCTGTGACAGAAGAAGGCACGATTGTAATGCCAGCACAAACTCCTACATTTTCTGATCCATCTGAATGGGGAAATCCTCCAGTACCCAAGGAATGGTGGGAGGAAATTAAAGCGGATATGCCAGCCTTTGATAAGCGCTATACCCCAACCTATGGTATGGGGAAAATTGTGGAGGCATTTCGCAGTTTTCCGGATGTGAAAAGAAGCAGTCATCCTATGTATTCCTTCCTTGCTTGGGGAAGGAATCGAGACACAATACTAGCAAACCATTCGTTGGAGCATGGACTAGGGGAAGGTTCTCCTTTGAAAAAGCTGTATGATGGGAAGGCATTCGTATTATTGTTAGGGGTTGGTTATGACAGTAATACGAGTTTTCATTTAGCGGAATATCGGATTTCAACCCGACTCCCCATTATGAAAGGCTCCCCTATGATGGAAAATGGAGAACGAAATTGGAAAACCTATCCTGATATAGAATTTCGTGAGGAGTTGTTTGAAGAACTAGGAAAGGATTTCGAATCGGAGATGCCTATTTTAACAGGAGAAGTAGGCTCCGGTACTTGCCGTCTTTTTCCGGTTCAAGATGCTGTGAATTACGCAGTACAGTGGTTAGAACATTATGATGAGAAAGTAAAGGAGCACAAGGATTAA
- a CDS encoding MMPL family transporter: MKQVIRFRWIILVAWIVAAASLLFFSPNLQELVRDKGQIGVPDGYSSSEAAQMIERMSEDNNEDTVSAVMVFHENKALTETQKEEVGNAIETLKEQSDELGLSDILSFQDDERIEEQVVSEDNTTILVPFEVSVKDREIEEAREDIYKAVEDIKVDHLLTGEAFISQDVVLNSEEGLKKTEYITVGFILVILFVVFRSLVAPFIPLITVGISYLAAQGIVSILADTVDFPLSTFTQIFMVAVMFGIGTDYCILLISRFKEELAHHESIGEAVIATYKAAGKTVFFSGLAVLIGFSTIGLSTFSLYQSAVAVAVGVAVVLIALATLVPFFLVVLGKKLFWPFDKNVSHSESKLWGSVGTFAWTRPLIALLIVLAFVVPSLITYDGSKSYNSLEEIGDEYGSVKAFDWISDSVGPGEAMPTTVVLETEEKIDSSQEFEDIELISKELENIDGVKSVRSATRPTGELIEDFTITSQTGQLGEGIGKSIDGINQIQSGLADGASQLKEAQPQLEEAENGVDQLLQGTQQANNGIGEMKNGLAEIQTGIESGASGAGEIKAGLQEIQTNLQKTINGNKKVLSGYQDIENGLNPIVSGYKGYYSAVSGALSNLKKVEQSNPTLQANREFQTAKGQLAAVVNGTEENPSMASLNKTLETKILGGMSKANKGFQQSISGQEQLSAGLSELINAVDQLQNGLNQAADGQQQVINNIPALQNGLTQIYGGQEELKKAFSDMQGQLGKLSDGLTQSSDGLTEISNGLTEVQSYLDTFSSSDTTSYVSIPEEALENEEFIEGIKPYLSTDKTITKLEVVLEDNPYSTESVELISTVEKTVEDAIKGTAFEDAKHAIGGISSTNHDLQSMSNEDYSRTVILMLSGIFIILIILLRSLIMPIYLIGSLVLTYFTAMGLTEGIFVNIMGYEGISWAVPFFAFVILVALGIDYSIFLMDRFNENKEMSIRDGLLHAMKNMGTVIISAAIILGGTFAAMLPSGVLSLLQIATVVLIGLFLYALIMLPLFIPVMVRFFGKMNWWPFRHQSKD; the protein is encoded by the coding sequence GTGAAACAAGTTATTCGCTTTCGATGGATTATCTTAGTAGCATGGATTGTTGCTGCAGCTAGTTTGTTGTTCTTCTCCCCTAACCTTCAAGAACTTGTAAGGGATAAAGGACAAATCGGAGTACCAGATGGGTACTCTTCTAGCGAAGCTGCACAAATGATCGAACGAATGTCAGAAGATAATAACGAAGACACAGTAAGTGCTGTTATGGTGTTTCATGAGAATAAGGCGTTAACGGAAACACAAAAAGAAGAAGTCGGAAACGCCATTGAAACACTAAAGGAACAGTCCGATGAATTAGGATTATCGGATATCCTGTCGTTCCAGGATGATGAACGAATTGAGGAACAAGTTGTCTCAGAGGACAACACAACCATTTTAGTGCCGTTCGAAGTATCCGTAAAGGACCGAGAAATTGAAGAAGCACGAGAAGATATCTATAAAGCGGTTGAAGATATTAAAGTAGACCACCTTCTAACTGGAGAAGCATTTATTTCCCAAGATGTTGTCCTCAATTCAGAAGAGGGATTAAAGAAAACAGAATATATTACAGTAGGATTTATTCTCGTCATCCTATTCGTTGTGTTCCGTTCCCTTGTCGCACCATTCATTCCGCTTATCACGGTTGGAATTAGTTACTTAGCTGCACAAGGTATTGTATCTATATTGGCAGATACAGTGGATTTTCCATTATCCACCTTTACACAAATCTTCATGGTAGCCGTTATGTTCGGTATTGGAACCGATTATTGTATTTTACTTATTAGTAGATTTAAAGAGGAACTTGCTCACCATGAATCAATTGGAGAAGCAGTTATTGCGACATATAAAGCAGCTGGAAAAACTGTATTCTTCTCTGGACTTGCAGTATTAATCGGGTTTTCCACGATTGGATTATCCACCTTTTCCCTTTACCAATCTGCAGTAGCAGTTGCGGTTGGGGTTGCGGTTGTTCTAATCGCATTAGCTACACTCGTACCTTTTTTCTTAGTGGTATTAGGGAAAAAGCTGTTTTGGCCGTTTGATAAAAACGTTTCTCATAGTGAAAGTAAGCTATGGGGATCTGTAGGTACCTTTGCATGGACACGTCCACTCATTGCCTTACTTATTGTTTTAGCATTTGTTGTGCCGAGTCTAATTACGTATGACGGATCGAAATCCTATAATTCTCTTGAGGAGATCGGAGATGAATATGGTTCCGTAAAAGCATTTGATTGGATTTCGGATAGCGTTGGCCCAGGGGAAGCAATGCCTACTACTGTCGTGTTAGAAACAGAAGAAAAAATTGACTCCTCCCAAGAATTCGAGGATATTGAACTAATCTCGAAAGAATTAGAAAATATCGATGGGGTTAAATCTGTACGTAGCGCCACTCGTCCAACCGGAGAGTTAATTGAAGACTTTACCATTACTAGTCAAACTGGTCAATTGGGTGAAGGAATTGGAAAAAGCATTGATGGAATCAATCAAATTCAATCTGGCTTAGCAGATGGCGCAAGCCAATTAAAAGAAGCTCAGCCTCAATTAGAAGAAGCAGAAAATGGCGTAGACCAACTTCTCCAAGGTACACAACAAGCAAATAACGGAATCGGAGAAATGAAAAATGGGCTAGCAGAAATTCAAACTGGAATCGAATCCGGTGCTAGTGGTGCTGGAGAGATTAAAGCTGGCCTACAGGAGATTCAAACGAACTTACAAAAAACGATTAACGGAAATAAAAAGGTTCTTTCTGGATATCAAGATATCGAGAATGGATTGAACCCAATTGTAAGTGGATATAAAGGATACTATAGTGCTGTTTCTGGTGCTTTATCTAATCTTAAAAAAGTGGAACAATCAAACCCTACTTTACAAGCAAACAGGGAATTCCAAACAGCTAAAGGACAGTTAGCTGCTGTAGTTAACGGTACCGAAGAAAATCCAAGTATGGCATCACTTAATAAGACCTTAGAAACGAAAATTCTAGGTGGCATGTCGAAAGCAAATAAAGGATTCCAGCAATCGATCTCCGGTCAGGAACAATTGTCTGCAGGCCTATCCGAACTGATTAACGCAGTTGATCAACTCCAAAATGGATTAAATCAAGCAGCAGATGGCCAACAACAAGTCATTAACAACATTCCTGCTTTACAAAATGGCTTAACACAAATTTACGGTGGTCAAGAAGAATTGAAAAAAGCTTTTAGCGATATGCAAGGCCAATTAGGCAAGCTTTCCGATGGATTGACCCAAAGTTCAGATGGTTTAACTGAAATCTCGAATGGATTAACGGAAGTACAAAGCTATTTAGATACTTTTTCTAGTAGCGACACCACTTCTTACGTAAGCATTCCAGAAGAAGCACTAGAAAATGAGGAATTTATCGAAGGAATTAAGCCTTATCTGTCTACAGATAAAACCATTACGAAGCTAGAAGTAGTCCTAGAAGATAATCCTTATTCTACGGAGTCTGTTGAATTAATCAGTACCGTGGAAAAAACGGTTGAGGATGCAATCAAAGGTACTGCATTCGAGGATGCAAAGCATGCCATCGGTGGTATTAGTAGTACGAACCACGATTTACAAAGCATGTCTAATGAGGATTATTCACGAACTGTCATATTAATGCTTAGCGGTATTTTCATTATCCTAATCATTTTATTACGTTCCCTCATTATGCCGATTTACTTAATTGGATCACTCGTGTTGACCTACTTTACTGCTATGGGATTAACAGAGGGAATCTTTGTGAACATCATGGGTTACGAAGGTATTAGCTGGGCCGTTCCATTCTTCGCCTTTGTTATTCTCGTTGCACTAGGAATTGATTACAGTATTTTCCTAATGGACCGTTTTAACGAAAATAAAGAAATGTCGATTAGAGATGGATTACTGCATGCCATGAAAAACATGGGTACCGTTATTATCTCGGCAGCGATTATTTTAGGTGGAACATTTGCCGCAATGCTACCGTCTGGTGTTTTATCCCTATTACAGATTGCAACGGTGGTATTAATTGGTCTATTCTTATATGCCTTAATTATGCTACCATTATTCATCCCAGTCATGGTACGTTTCTTTGGAAAAATGAACTGGTGGCCGTTTCGCCATCAATCAAAAGACTAA
- a CDS encoding MarR family winged helix-turn-helix transcriptional regulator — translation MNKVELHELIELYTSTMNEVNRRVNVIMNDEVHQELTTDQFATLRFLAKHEPTTSTEIANEFSIGKSAVTAQVNRLFERELLERERDEQDRRIVYLRLTSKGRALVEEGTEKLYDVLGDILTQFSQEEVTSFVQSLQKLVTFLREK, via the coding sequence ATGAACAAGGTTGAGCTTCATGAACTCATTGAACTCTATACTTCCACGATGAATGAAGTAAATCGTAGAGTGAATGTGATAATGAATGACGAAGTACATCAAGAACTTACAACAGATCAGTTTGCGACCTTACGATTTTTAGCCAAGCACGAACCAACTACAAGTACAGAAATCGCCAATGAATTCTCTATTGGAAAAAGTGCTGTAACTGCTCAAGTCAATCGTCTCTTTGAAAGAGAACTATTGGAACGTGAACGTGACGAGCAAGATCGCAGAATCGTCTATTTACGACTAACGTCGAAAGGGAGAGCACTAGTAGAGGAAGGAACAGAGAAGCTATACGACGTGCTTGGGGACATACTTACCCAATTCAGTCAGGAAGAAGTAACTTCCTTTGTTCAATCGTTGCAGAAGCTAGTTACTTTTTTAAGAGAAAAATAA
- a CDS encoding S41 family peptidase — protein MRRYKDYLYIVSTKQEKGLKPGYVIRALDGIPIQELIQVHKRQLMEESAERENWSTILPLYSNAIVTDEKNTTFSIPLNKYRIEPFEPTYSMESLNENTLLMTLTDFMNHQEISKLITQNEHLLRSTENLIIDVRLNKGGSDLAYFGLLSYLFDEKVVNLSDFDDGALLTNCTKRNVELRTKLLKSNLFSVGDEETKNQVNILIDKLKENEGKGFVELDLSDLENSLIINTKPGPSKVVILVDVFCGSSGESFVEVCKHSSKVTVIGRATLGLNDYANLAKMEWEGRFELWYPTSKLTKVDEGRGMNGVGIQPDIYIPWTPEHIVEDQDLKAALDLLAEDTCLY, from the coding sequence GTGAGAAGGTATAAGGATTATCTTTACATCGTTTCTACTAAACAGGAAAAGGGTTTGAAACCAGGATATGTTATCCGTGCATTGGATGGTATCCCAATACAGGAATTAATACAAGTTCATAAAAGACAATTAATGGAGGAAAGTGCGGAACGAGAAAATTGGAGTACAATCCTTCCTTTATACAGTAATGCAATCGTAACAGATGAAAAAAATACTACTTTCTCGATTCCGCTAAACAAGTATAGAATCGAACCTTTTGAACCTACGTATTCAATGGAGTCGCTCAATGAAAATACCTTGTTGATGACATTGACTGATTTTATGAATCACCAAGAGATTTCGAAGTTAATTACCCAAAACGAGCATCTTCTCCGTTCAACTGAAAACCTTATAATCGATGTACGTCTTAATAAAGGTGGAAGTGATCTGGCATATTTCGGATTGCTATCCTATCTTTTTGATGAAAAAGTGGTGAATCTATCTGATTTTGATGATGGAGCCTTGTTAACAAACTGTACGAAAAGAAATGTAGAGCTCCGAACAAAGTTGCTAAAAAGTAATTTGTTTTCAGTAGGGGATGAAGAGACTAAAAATCAAGTGAACATCTTGATTGATAAGTTAAAAGAGAATGAAGGAAAGGGGTTTGTTGAATTGGATTTATCAGACTTAGAGAACAGTTTGATAATCAATACGAAACCTGGACCATCTAAAGTAGTGATATTAGTAGATGTTTTCTGTGGCAGCTCTGGTGAGTCCTTTGTTGAAGTTTGCAAGCATTCTTCAAAAGTCACGGTTATAGGAAGAGCAACATTAGGATTAAATGATTATGCAAATCTTGCAAAGATGGAATGGGAAGGACGATTTGAATTATGGTATCCCACCTCGAAGCTAACAAAAGTTGATGAAGGGAGGGGAATGAATGGGGTAGGTATCCAGCCTGATATTTATATTCCCTGGACTCCTGAACATATTGTAGAGGATCAAGATTTAAAAGCTGCACTAGATTTACTTGCGGAGGATACATGTCTATACTAA
- a CDS encoding aldo/keto reductase, which yields MGLSDSVQVLHNGVKIPAVGLGVYKIEGNGVYDAVTSALKLGYRHIDTAAFYENEEGVGRAIQNSGIAREDIFITTKVWNDQQGYENTLKAFDESLSKLGLDYVDLYLVHWPVPGKYKETWKALEEIYRSGKAKAIGVSNFLPHHLDDLMESAEIKPMINQIELHPQLSQLETRAYCHKHDIIVEAWAPLGKASYFNHPTLQELAAKYEKTPAQIIVRWDYQHGIVTIPKSTKAERQKENADIFDFELSAEDMKAMDEINENKRMGYHPDEFPY from the coding sequence ATGGGTTTATCAGATTCTGTTCAAGTTTTACATAATGGAGTAAAGATTCCGGCAGTTGGGTTAGGGGTTTATAAAATCGAAGGAAACGGGGTATATGATGCGGTGACGTCCGCGTTAAAACTTGGCTATCGCCACATCGATACTGCTGCTTTTTATGAAAATGAAGAAGGGGTTGGACGTGCGATCCAGAACAGTGGCATTGCACGGGAAGACATTTTTATTACAACAAAGGTTTGGAACGACCAACAGGGATATGAAAACACGCTAAAAGCATTTGATGAAAGCTTAAGTAAGCTAGGACTCGATTATGTCGATCTTTACTTAGTGCATTGGCCGGTGCCTGGAAAGTACAAAGAAACATGGAAGGCATTGGAGGAAATCTATCGAAGTGGGAAAGCGAAGGCAATTGGTGTTAGTAACTTTCTGCCACATCATTTGGATGACTTAATGGAAAGTGCAGAAATCAAACCGATGATAAACCAAATCGAGCTACATCCACAATTGTCACAGCTTGAGACACGAGCATACTGTCACAAACATGATATTATTGTGGAGGCTTGGGCGCCATTAGGAAAGGCTTCCTATTTTAATCATCCGACATTGCAAGAGCTGGCAGCAAAGTATGAAAAAACTCCAGCGCAAATCATCGTGAGATGGGATTATCAGCATGGTATCGTGACGATTCCGAAATCAACAAAAGCAGAGCGTCAAAAAGAAAATGCAGATATATTTGATTTTGAATTATCTGCAGAGGATATGAAAGCAATGGATGAAATAAACGAGAATAAACGTATGGGTTATCATCCAGATGAGTTTCCTTATTAA
- a CDS encoding ABC transporter ATP-binding protein yields the protein MFQVFKKLDWFFKKYWKRYTFAIIALIIGSFIEIFPPRLIGMAIDEIQYNTLTFERITEILLIFGGLIIASYSINFLWDYTLFSGAMIMERTMRSKLMGHFLRMTPTFFGKNRTGDLMARATNDLKAISMTTGFGVLTLVDSSVFMLLIIAMMGFSISWKLTIAALIPLPIMAIVMHKYGNVIHNRFTAAQTAFGDMNNDVLESIRGVRVLRAFAQETHDRERFRIMTEDVYEKNIAVAKIDALFEPTMKILVGLSYTIGLGYGATLVFQNTLTLGELVSFNVYLGMLIWPMFAVGELINVMQRGNASLDRVNETLDYQADVKDPNNPQLIGSLTSIDFEDVSFQYPETDTPQLSHIHLKVKQGETIGIVGKTGSGKTTLFRLLLREYPGIQGRLNLSGVSINDIPLDVTRKWIGYVPQEQIMFSRTIRENIQFGKSDATDEEIYRVMEMAHFVDDIKNLPKGLDTKVGESGVTLSGGQKQRVALARAFIKNPSILLLDDALSAVDGKTEALIIEHLKREREGKTTFITAHRMSAVQHADQIIVLDDGQIVETGTHDELMEKEGWYCEQYKLQQLEEQEVSS from the coding sequence ATGTTTCAAGTATTTAAAAAATTAGACTGGTTTTTCAAGAAATATTGGAAAAGATATACGTTTGCGATAATAGCACTTATAATTGGGAGCTTCATAGAAATATTCCCACCGAGATTAATCGGGATGGCAATTGATGAAATTCAATATAACACGTTAACGTTTGAACGGATTACGGAGATCTTGCTTATTTTTGGCGGACTAATTATTGCAAGCTATTCGATTAACTTTTTATGGGATTATACGTTATTTAGTGGAGCGATGATTATGGAGCGCACTATGCGCTCCAAATTAATGGGGCACTTCTTACGAATGACTCCAACCTTTTTTGGGAAAAACCGTACAGGAGATTTGATGGCTCGAGCTACCAATGATTTAAAGGCAATTTCCATGACAACTGGATTTGGAGTATTAACATTAGTAGATTCTAGTGTATTTATGTTATTAATCATTGCTATGATGGGCTTTTCTATTAGCTGGAAGTTGACCATTGCAGCATTAATTCCCTTGCCGATTATGGCAATCGTTATGCATAAGTATGGGAATGTCATTCATAACCGATTCACAGCAGCCCAAACGGCGTTTGGTGATATGAATAATGATGTGTTGGAATCCATTCGTGGAGTACGTGTTTTACGAGCTTTTGCTCAAGAGACACATGACAGGGAACGATTTCGAATCATGACAGAAGATGTGTATGAGAAAAACATCGCCGTTGCGAAAATCGATGCGTTGTTTGAACCGACGATGAAAATACTGGTTGGTTTATCTTATACGATTGGACTTGGATACGGGGCAACACTTGTGTTTCAAAATACGTTGACGCTAGGTGAACTTGTTTCGTTTAATGTTTATTTAGGAATGCTAATTTGGCCAATGTTTGCAGTAGGAGAGCTCATTAATGTGATGCAAAGAGGAAATGCCTCTTTAGATCGTGTGAATGAAACGTTGGATTATCAGGCTGATGTGAAGGATCCGAATAATCCACAATTAATTGGTAGCCTAACTTCCATTGACTTTGAGGATGTGAGCTTTCAATATCCCGAAACAGATACTCCGCAACTGTCACATATTCACCTAAAGGTGAAGCAAGGAGAAACCATTGGGATTGTTGGAAAAACAGGTTCTGGGAAAACCACCTTGTTCCGCCTATTGTTACGCGAGTATCCAGGAATTCAAGGCAGACTAAACTTATCAGGCGTTTCCATAAATGATATTCCTTTGGATGTAACGAGGAAATGGATTGGCTACGTGCCACAGGAACAAATTATGTTTTCACGAACGATTCGAGAAAACATTCAGTTCGGGAAAAGTGATGCGACCGATGAAGAGATTTATCGCGTCATGGAAATGGCGCATTTCGTTGATGATATTAAGAATCTGCCGAAAGGCTTAGACACAAAGGTAGGAGAGAGTGGGGTCACCTTATCTGGTGGCCAAAAACAGCGTGTTGCGTTGGCACGTGCGTTTATTAAAAATCCTAGTATTTTATTGTTAGATGATGCTTTATCTGCAGTGGATGGAAAAACAGAAGCATTAATCATTGAGCATCTCAAAAGAGAGAGAGAAGGAAAAACAACCTTTATTACAGCCCATCGAATGTCTGCCGTTCAGCATGCAGATCAAATCATTGTGCTAGATGATGGTCAGATTGTCGAGACAGGAACGCATGATGAGCTCATGGAAAAAGAGGGTTGGTACTGTGAGCAGTATAAACTGCAGCAGCTAGAGGAACAGGAGGTGAGCTCCTAA